One stretch of Rhodopirellula halodulae DNA includes these proteins:
- a CDS encoding MarR family winged helix-turn-helix transcriptional regulator has product MSSSGSIGASALGDGFASLSESLHGLMHAHRRQLREGVRRHGIEVPVTHLRVLKCIRNCPDSTARSITQKMEMDKAQLARVLNDLSQWEYVRKKENPADRRSQFLSLSPSGKRLLKKLDRCEQEAAAEMTGGLSERQIQSFMRIAQSMIASQRQDS; this is encoded by the coding sequence ATGTCGAGTTCAGGATCGATAGGTGCGAGTGCACTCGGAGATGGCTTCGCTTCGCTGAGTGAATCGCTGCATGGTTTGATGCATGCTCACCGGCGGCAGCTTCGGGAGGGCGTTCGGCGTCACGGAATTGAAGTGCCCGTCACTCACCTGCGAGTTTTGAAATGCATTCGCAATTGCCCTGACAGCACGGCACGTTCCATCACGCAAAAGATGGAGATGGACAAGGCGCAGTTGGCTCGTGTGTTGAACGATTTGTCGCAGTGGGAATACGTTCGCAAGAAAGAGAACCCGGCGGATCGCCGAAGCCAGTTTCTTTCTCTGTCACCATCGGGAAAACGCTTGCTGAAGAAATTGGATCGGTGCGAACAGGAGGCTGCGGCGGAGATGACTGGTGGCTTGAGCGAGAGACAGATCCAGTCATTCATGCGAATCGCACAATCGATGATTGCGTCTCAACGTCAGGATTCGTAG
- a CDS encoding DUF2946 family protein: MTSLVRSVLPILLCSVVALGQAPVWLHVGSCDGHASVETAPAANENGSCSHCCHHRDAASRPVEGDDAKQSGSSSSGHDHDSHDCFLCQSLGAPTGFTTVDLTPPLAELSIDEASLLYARVDVSTHRSTARPRGPPA, from the coding sequence ATGACGTCGCTGGTCCGATCCGTCTTGCCGATTCTGCTTTGCAGCGTGGTTGCCCTTGGGCAAGCCCCGGTGTGGTTGCACGTCGGCTCATGCGATGGACACGCGTCGGTTGAGACCGCTCCAGCAGCGAACGAGAACGGTTCCTGCTCGCACTGTTGCCATCATCGTGACGCTGCTAGCCGGCCGGTTGAAGGCGACGATGCAAAGCAGTCAGGATCTTCGTCGTCAGGTCATGATCATGACTCGCATGATTGCTTTCTCTGTCAATCCTTGGGAGCTCCCACCGGTTTCACCACGGTCGATTTGACACCGCCACTCGCGGAGTTGTCGATTGATGAGGCCTCCCTTCTTTACGCCCGAGTTGATGTCTCTACGCATCGATCCACGGCACGTCCTCGCGGCCCTCCCGCCTAG
- a CDS encoding siderophore-interacting protein: MAKRPVRELEVIRSVPLSKHMLRITLGGDAMAEFPADQESAYVKLVFPQEDDQRPLMRSYTVRKQRPGEIDLDVVLHDPSGPACTWARSASVGDRVMVGGPGPKKLIEPDADWFLLAGDLSALPAISVNLEQLPSAAVGHAVIEVPSEDAILDIDHPDGVRLHWEVNPRLEADREFLASKVRALDWHEGRVSVWAACEFNSMRFLRHYLCDEKSVPASNLYLSSYWKLGQSDEGHKEAKRLDNEQRS; this comes from the coding sequence ATGGCAAAACGGCCTGTTCGAGAATTGGAAGTGATCCGCTCGGTCCCGCTCAGCAAACACATGCTGCGGATTACCTTGGGAGGCGACGCGATGGCAGAGTTCCCAGCAGATCAAGAAAGTGCCTACGTGAAGCTGGTGTTTCCGCAGGAAGACGACCAGCGTCCGTTGATGCGAAGTTACACCGTGCGAAAGCAACGGCCAGGCGAGATCGACCTGGATGTTGTTCTGCACGATCCCTCCGGGCCGGCTTGCACATGGGCACGCTCAGCATCCGTCGGCGACCGCGTGATGGTCGGAGGCCCCGGGCCGAAGAAGTTGATCGAGCCGGACGCGGATTGGTTTCTATTGGCGGGCGATCTATCCGCTCTGCCCGCGATCAGCGTCAACTTGGAACAGCTGCCATCGGCCGCGGTGGGTCACGCTGTGATTGAAGTTCCAAGCGAAGATGCGATTCTTGACATCGATCACCCGGACGGTGTGCGTTTGCACTGGGAAGTGAACCCGCGGCTCGAAGCGGACCGAGAGTTCCTGGCATCCAAGGTCCGTGCCTTGGATTGGCATGAAGGACGCGTCAGCGTTTGGGCGGCGTGCGAATTCAATAGCATGCGATTTCTGAGACACTATTTGTGCGACGAGAAATCGGTGCCAGCAAGCAATCTGTATCTCTCCAGCTACTGGAAGTTGGGGCAGTCAGACGAGGGGCACAAGGAAGCCAAGCGACTGGACAACGAACAACGATCCTGA